GTTTTAGACTCAATGTGTCTACGATACAGATACTTaacaaaattcataaataaatatgaaaaactccttttattgtaataaaatataaatataaatatatttaaaagcatCTCTTGCTGGATAGGCTTAAAAATGGTGTTGAGCCACCCTAAGATGCTGCGATTACCCTGCGCTTATGCTGGCTCGCAGCTTCTTCGAAgctgactgcgactgcgactgcggcagcggctgcagcagcagcttctttATGTTGCATTATTGCTGCGTTCGGAGCGTCAACAGTTGtaagttattgtttttgttgttgctgctgctgctgctgttgctgttgctgcagtgctgcagccgctttttATGCACTGTTTCGTTttccaaaatgttttgttggccgggcttttgttattgttgtgatGCGTCGTCGTCGGCAATTTCGAAACGTGCTGGCATTTGTGTGGAACGGAACTTGTTTTGATATGCATGGGCTCGTCGTGGCGGcagcgctgccaacgccgcatGTAATAGTTGCAGCGGctgcgacagcggcagcggccgcAAACTTCcagccccaacaacaacagcagcagcagcagcagcagcaacagcaaattgtttgtttttacaatTCCTCTTGCATTTTACTTTGTTGTGCGTTTCCCTTTATATGCTTGTACATGCATACGTATGTGCGTAagcatttatgtatttatcgATGTGCAtactaagtatatatgtacatatttatgtatataatgtgcaggaggggggggggggtggcaGCTGGCAGTCGCTGCTTGCGTCGCTGCCAGCGCAGCGAAGTTTGAAGAAGGTTCATTGTACTTTTTTGGGTTTCGTCTTCGTCTCTTTGTTGCGCTTCTTCTAAACATcttacagttttttttttatattatgttATGCTCTGTCGCGCGTTCACCCatatgcatgcgtgtgtgtgtgtgtgtgtgtgtgtgtgcatatgggtcaaaatgtacaaTTTGAAATGCGTAGTTATTtggctattgttgttattcattTCTGTTTGTGCATATTCGcgtacatacacatgtacctGGGCAAAGATgaatgcatgtatgcatgtacattcAACTGGCGAAACAAGTTGTGTGGTGCAAAGCGAAACAGGAAAACACCAAAGCCAACCTCAATAGAAGACAACGAAAACAGGCTCAAATCAGATCTGATAGCTCCTCACATTCTGGTAGCCCTATCGAGAGCACATATCCTGCTGAGATGCATgtcaatacacatacatatgtacatacgttATGTACACATGCGCCTATGtacgcatgtatgcatgtatgtgcacTTTGACACTAAGTTAACATGTACCCTGACTAAAGTTTTCTCAAGCAACTACAGCTAAGCCTCGATTAACGGATCTCTATTATTCAGACACATCTATTAGCTGGAATGTCAAATGTTTGATTAGAGGCGCTTCTCACAATGCccaaaacttaaaaatatattgaatatttatatttgagtTATTTTAAACGGAATTTTCGACTATCCGAGCTCATTCCCGTGCATTGCGTTTAATCGAGGTTGAACAGTATTTGCTTAAAAATGtagttgcatttatttatatatgaattatttgcgcaattgttaaattctaaaattaAAGGCACGTGTAGAAAGTGAGTAGCCTGGTAAGCTCTATATAACGGGAAAGTTGGCCCAAATAGGTTGTCAGTTTCCCCTTTCACTTCGAGGAGTGAAGGGATCGAACAGGGTTCTTGCTGAATACTTCGCCATGAAGCTAGTTATTGGCTGTCTTATTGGTAATACCGACTTGCATTAAGGCTTAGGGATTGCAAACGACAATTGTACATACTTTCAGCTGGCATCCTGCTTTTAAACAGTTCTCAGCTCTGCTCGGCTGAATGCGAGTGCTCAGAAACAAAACCAAATCCAGTAACAACTACAACAGAGGCATGCCCACCTGTAACGACACCCGCTTGTCCTCCAGTAACAACTCCACGTTgctcaacaaaaacaattaacccAACCAAGCCCACCAAGCCAACTAAACCAACGACAACACGAAGGACAAAACCAACGACAACACGAAGGACAAAGCCGACGACAACACGTAGGACAAAGCCGACAACAACACGAAAGACAAAGCCGACAACAACACGAAGGACAAAGCCGACAACAACACGAAGGACAAAGCCGACAACAACACGAAGgacaaagccaacaacaacacgaaagacaaagccaacaacaacacgaaagacaaagccaacaacaacacgaaagacaaagccaacaacaacacccaagacgataccaacaacaacaccaaaaaCGATACCAACAACCACACCCAAGAcgataccaacaacaacaccaaaaaCGATACCAACAACCACACCCAAGAcgataccaacaacaacaccaaaaaCGATACCAACAACCACACCCAAGAcgataccaacaacaacaccaaaaacgataccaacaacaacacccaagacgataccaacaacaacacccaagacaataccaacaacaacaccaaaaacgataccaacaacaacaccaaaaacgataccaacaacaacacccaaGACgattccaacaacaacacccaagacgataccaacaacaacacccaagacgataccaacaacaacacccaagacgataccaacaacaacacccaagacgataccaacaacaacaccaaaaacgataccaacaacaacaccaaaaacgataccaacaacaacaccaaaaacgataccaacaacaacacccaagacgataccaacaacaacaccaaaaacgataccaacaacaacacccaagacgataccaacaacaacaccaaaaacgataccaacaacaactcgaAAGCCAGGAAGCCCATGCAAGCCATGTGGACCTGGCGGTAAGCCTTGTTTCGCGTGTCCACCACAAGGACCGCTCTGCAAGGAGCTCTTGGCCCAATTGGAATCGCTTAAGCGGAAGATTAGGAGGTGTGTCTGTGCCCAAGATCCCTGGTTGTCGATATAAGCACAAAATGGAACAGTTAGTCACCTTCCCGACACCTGCAACCTTGAACGATAGCTGTTGACTGCCACCTAAATTCGTTGACTAGTTACTTAAGtccattttttattaaaaaactaaataaaatttataatgaTTGCATTCAAATTATTAAGTTTATAGTCGTATTACTAGATGTTGGATGCTGGATTTCCACCATAACATTTTACATAGATTTAAGAAACTGAGTTTCGTAACGATGGGATGATAAACAAAACAGTTGCATACTGCAGTGTTCCGCTCATTTTCCGAACTTGGTGGTGGATTTGCGAAAATAGCAGAAAAACGAATTTCCTCAAAGGACAATTTTGAACCCGATCGAAGGAACTTTAAAacattcattaaaaatggcggATTTTGCGAAAAGACCTAAACAAGTTTACAATTAAGTTTAATAATAATCTatttaaatgagtttgattccGATCGGAACCTGTgctgactgagtgactgactaaatgactgattgactgactgactgagtgattgGTGATCAGCGCACAGCCGAAACCGTAAGAGttaggaagctgaaattttcactgtaaataatattttgtgaaggtgcacgttaagacgcGGTTTCGGTAAATTCCACCCGTCagtgtggaaaaatcgcgaaaaacgtttgtatgaaacttttttggtTCACCAACCGATCGGCCTCAAGCTCATTGTCAAAGATCTCtgttcctccttggtggaaatgggggtcaatgatttggtgggtgacgttttgtgttcaaatttatttccAAAGATCTATACGAAGTATCTATTGAAGCGTGTCTCGCGCTTTTCTCAGCATCCAAACTTCCTCGGTAGAAATGAGATTTAAAGTTTTTGTGGGCGAAGTTTTGTGAGATTTGCAttgaacttatttttaaaattttaccTAAAAACTTTATGAATACGTGTCTCAGCGATTTATAAAATTCCACCCGTAACGGTGgaaatttgtaaacaaaaaacctAATTAagctttttgatttgttatcggtttcaaactcattttcaaagagaTTCATCGGAATTCATTCAATATTCTTAGTACCAAACTGATCTCAGAatagctagagacttgaaatttggaaTATAGCTTCTTCTGTTGTAGTAGTAGatcaatttttattcaattcgtCGATAGATTGCCCCGCCCACTTAGGTATCAAAAAAGTGGAATACTCTGGATCTGACAACAAGCTTTCAGTTTCGATTCTAATCGATTACATGAAAGCGGAACTAGTTATCGATAGCTTATCGATAACGATTTCCACAAATTCAATTCCCTAGCTCAATTATTGACGTAGTTGGATGTGTTTATTTATACGAACTGACGGACATGGTTCGATTGATTTGTAGACTTCATGGGGTCCGAGACGCTTTCATTTGCCCATTTTCAAATGGTTCAGGacataacaaataaattcaaggCCTTTCCCATTCCATTAAGAATAATCAAATGGCATGCGTATCACAAAAAATATTCGCATCTTTCAAGCGTATCCATcgcatatttcaaaattttgacattCTTTTGTCTATATTTAACATGCAACCTGCCGCAAACctgattaaataaatatttgctcaaAAATTTAGTTGCATTTATTTGCGCAATTGTTCGATGCCAAAATGAATGGCACGTGTACAGCGACAGTAGAACGATGAGCCCTATATAAAGCGTAGATTGGCTTGTTAAATTATCAGTTTCCACTTTCACTTTTAGGAGTGAAGGGATCAAACAGAGCTCTCAGTGAATACATCGAAATGAAGCTAGCTGTTGTCTGCCTTATTGGTAAAATCGTATTGCAATTGGTCTTGAGACTGGCTTAGCAACAAAATTCATAATTTCAGCGAGCATCGCGCTCTTAAGCAGTGCTGATCTCTGTTTAGCTGATTGCGGCTGTCCTCCAGAAACAACACCAGAACCAACAACACCAGAACCCTGTGAAACAACAACGACGCcatgcccaacaacaacaacaacgacaacaacaccaTGCCCAaccacaacgacaacaacgacaacgacaccATGCCCAACCACAACGACAACCACAACGACACCAtgcccaacaacaacgacaacacgaacaacgacaacaacaacaacgacaccatgtccaacaacaacaacaacaagaacaacgacaacaccaacaacgacaacgagaACGAcgacaacaccaacaacaacaacacgaacgaCTACTAccccgacaacaacaacacgtacAACCACGACAAGAACAaccacaacaccaacaaccaCGACAAGAACAaccacaacaccaacaaccaCAACACGAACAACTACGACACCAACAaccacaacaccaacaaccacgacacaaacaacaacaacaagggcaCCACCCACGCCAACAACCCAGAAGCCATGGTGTCCATGGAAGCCATGCGGACCTGGCGGTAAGCCTTGTGTCGGATGTCCACGGCGAGGACAGCTCTGCATGGAGCTGATCTCTCAATTGGAGGCGATTGAACGAAAGATTAGGAGGTGTGTCTGTGGTGAAAAAGTTTGGTTGTTGCGGTAAGAAGCAGATGGACCCAGTATTGTGACCGATAAGTAACGCCAACCGTTGACTACCATTTGAATGATATCTACGGATTGTCATTCGTAATCGTTgattataaattttatgattgttatttttgtttttaaatattttcaaatatatgttGTTGCATTCAGTTGAAGCGTTGTTACTGTCACGACTTGTAGCCGAGATGATAAGGAAATCGAATGAATGTTAATTCAGTTTTTATCAGAGGATTACAACAGCCGCAAGGCAAGCCTTGAATATGTTATCGATTACTAAACGATATatagtaatcgataaaaatgttAACATCCATGTAAATGGACCCTTCAACCGATAATTTAAGTTACAAATTTAGTTATCGTTCCGGTTCCctgaaatcgataaatatcaatGTGCAGCCAGGGTTTTGAGCATATCTTGAAGATTCAATGTTCATCAGCTTATCGTatagcataaataaaatatttattactcTCAGAAGACTTTCGCCTTAttcataaatgtatataaagaaAACCATTAAACAAGGGTTAATAAaaagtatatacttatattctatatcagcatcagcaaccgaatcgatctagctatgtccgaTACTCGATAactccaagtaatcgatagaaatcgatattgaattaCTGACTTTTTGAGCAactttggtaaataataagagctagagtcattAAACTTGACttgtagcttctagaatagtatatatatattatcaagGAAAATAACATTATTTGGTGCGGGCTTCGGCTCGGTTCGGTTCTGCTTTTTGGGCATGGTATACTCTCAATTAGAAGACCGGGTTCAAACCAGTTCGTGATACTTCCACGTTCTCGATCATTCAAACAACAATCCAAGCTGCTTAGCTCACAGAGATAATCAATACTAGAAGTAGCCTTGAACCTGGTTGGATGCGATCGATACAATTTGCATTGGCGCATTGTTTGCGCAATTGTTCGACTCCAGAATTATGCTGCGCCCTACGACTAGTCCTATAAAACGGGAGAATTGGGTCAGTTCTCATCACTTTTAACGAGTGAAGGGATTCAAGCCTTGCTCTTAGCAGGATCATCTTCATGCAGCTGACCATAGTCGTTCTTATCGGTTAGCTATATAGAAAGAAGTGTGAGCTTCTCAATTACATACCTgatcatattttattaatttagctaGCTTTTAAACCTGATCGATCAGTGTGCGGCGACAAAACCAGCCgctaaattttaatttatcgataaatatcgatttagcATTGAGCTGTGGATGCAGGATATTTGAAAGGAGAGGCCGTAAATGTAAGGAAATAATATTCAGTCAGAAAGTTTTCGGCCAGTGTTAGAAGTTCAAAGTGCAGATGCCACAAACAGAAGCGGAAGTAGAAGAAGAGAAGCTTAGTAGAAGAATAAAAAAGTAGCTTTTAAGCTGCCTCTGTGTCTCTGCCAGCAGAGATCAGagagcagaagaagaagccgcagcag
This window of the Drosophila virilis strain 15010-1051.87 chromosome X, Dvir_AGI_RSII-ME, whole genome shotgun sequence genome carries:
- the LOC116652041 gene encoding probable serine/threonine-protein kinase dyrk1, producing MPNNNNNDNNTMPNHNDNNDNDTMPNHNDNHNDTMPNNNDNTNNDNNNNDTMSNNNNNKNNDNTNNDNENDDNTNNNNTNDYYPDNNNTYNHDKNNHNTNNHDKNNHNTNNHNTNNYDTNNHNTNNHDTNNNNKGTTHANNPEAMVSMEAMRTWR